The Sphingomicrobium aestuariivivum DNA window CAGCGGGCGCTGTCTTCAGGACTGGCAGCGCGAACCGAGAATCTTCGCCATGGACGCGCACCGGTCAGCGAGAGCAGCAGCGGCCAGCTGTAGGAGCGCGGCGAGGCGACCTTCTCTTCAAGGAAGGCGCGCAGGCATTCGGCGTCGCGCTCGTTCGTGGGAGGCGCACATAGCGCTTCGACCAGCGAGGCGAGGCTGTCGAAGGCGGAGGCGCGCTGGACACCGTCGAGCGAAGGGCGGTCGGGAATGGCCTCATGCAGCCCGCTCCACATGAGCTGGGGCGGAGCCTCGCCACGGGCATGGACGTGAATGACGGGCAGGTGTCGCGCGATCGCCTCGGCGACGATCTGGGTGGTGCCGCCGCGCCCCGCCGCACTCTCTCCATCCCAGACGGCGATGAGGATGTCGCATTGGGCAAGGACGATGCGGCCGGCGGCCTCGTATCCGACCTCGTCCTTGTCGTGCGATGAAAGGGTGAGGACATTGTCCGATTGCTCGATGAGCCTGAGCGTGCGCTGCCATTCGGCGGGTTCGAAATCGCGGGCGTAACGCTCTTGCGGCATGGGGAGGCAGGCGCTCAGCGAGACGCCTGTATCGAGCGCTGCCTCGGCGGCGATGACGTCTGCGCCTTCGGCGAGTGAGGAGACGAGCTTTACCTTCGCAGGGCGCGGGTCGAACATGCTGGCATGAGCCTCGTGCAGCTCTGCCAGCGCCGCCGTGGAGCGGCGAAAAATCCGGGCGATATCGGCATGGATCGAGGCATTGAGCGCCGGGTCGAGCCGTGGCGGGCGATGGCCGGTGATGCCGAAGCGCAGCGCGAGCCGAGGTCGAAAGGTGGCCCGGGACGCGCTCATTTACGCGACTTCCGACGCGGTTCAGGGCGAGCGCGAAGGTGCCAGAACTTCTCCATGTAGAGGTAGGTCATCGAGGCCGTCCATCCGACCATGACCAACCCGTTCAAGGCTTCCACACCGCTGATGAGTCGCATGGCGCCGATGGGGTAGAGATCGCCGATGCCGAGCGTGGTGTAGCTGGTGATCGAGAAATAGAAGGCGTCACCGAGATTGTGGCGGGTGTCGCCTCCGTCGATCGAACCGAACCCGCCCGCCTGTTCGAGCAGCAGGAAGGCGA harbors:
- a CDS encoding potassium channel family protein; this translates as MLTSLVCLALLAATIAIHYEALRFSSNRLTHLRIPPRFRITIMLTTALVSHLLHVFLYALAFLLLEQAGGFGSIDGGDTRHNLGDAFYFSITSYTTLGIGDLYPIGAMRLISGVEALNGLVMVGWTASMTYLYMEKFWHLRARPEPRRKSRK